One part of the Microbacterium aurugineum genome encodes these proteins:
- a CDS encoding LuxR C-terminal-related transcriptional regulator codes for MSDALEAAAAADSLVVVSAPSGFGKTTAVADWASGLEQVAWLGLSSFDCDPSRLTQGVVHALLVGAERVGRSLAISRDLDDPSHAYQEICSAFEGVDDRVHLIIDDAQRAGEDWRRGLLGMLAEQGPDNLRIVLVGTTLLEVTLSRHRITHPDAFVGAETLSFTAPEVERLQASAANGLAADTIFEETRGWPIAVRLMMIGGARPDSVAQSASGFLGAYVREHVLGALPPNVADFVLDASVCGELTPGLAAAVTERPDAAELLETCVRLGLFLDRFDGSHGVVYRWHASFARQCAEIVRLDAVRAAACHRRAASALEGTDPIASIAHSLRAGESVTARDTLLRHWLGLVVGTSAAEVERTAVEMLHRTPDDAQVLLVRACASDVLGDHRVARELFRRAEATVARTCEGAEPPVLLIARLFIADERTEVAEASARVRRMLLEGDSTELGDRAALNYLLGWTEIRHRGNPMIPLEYFSVAAREAQTSGDRELAKRSLGHLAFGQTWAGRLTDARVSLAAAYDVEDATLPWSTYAGGSAATASGYVAYWSGEFAEAIREFGTVIANGGSDRSFTSVARMMTAYAAAETGDVAACRRAAIGIQDIPLEVIHGISWPAFRESSVALLEETVGRQDRAMRIARKYIQCPDLPVVNVALAGVLRRAGEYSAALEMLRSLRQFSEISYVKSATLITAAVLRRQGGHHDEAHDLCEAAVAVASGENIRLPFGPRETAVRKLLGEHVHFGTQFEDFIGRCLANDAAGSLVETLSERERDVFQQLQTARTLHEIARELAVSINTVKTHQRAIYRKLGVSSRREAVRTTV; via the coding sequence GTGAGCGACGCGCTTGAGGCGGCAGCGGCGGCGGACTCGCTGGTCGTGGTCAGTGCCCCCAGCGGATTCGGCAAGACCACCGCCGTCGCTGACTGGGCTTCCGGGCTCGAGCAGGTCGCCTGGTTGGGCCTCAGCTCGTTCGACTGCGATCCGTCGCGGCTGACGCAGGGAGTCGTGCACGCCCTGCTGGTCGGGGCCGAGAGAGTAGGGCGGTCGCTGGCCATCTCTCGGGACCTGGACGACCCGAGTCACGCCTACCAGGAGATCTGCAGCGCCTTCGAGGGCGTCGATGACCGCGTGCACCTGATCATCGACGACGCGCAGCGCGCCGGGGAGGACTGGCGTCGGGGTCTCCTCGGCATGCTCGCGGAGCAGGGTCCGGACAACCTGCGGATCGTCCTCGTCGGCACGACGCTGCTCGAGGTCACGCTCTCCCGGCATCGGATCACGCATCCGGACGCCTTCGTGGGCGCGGAGACCCTCAGCTTCACGGCGCCGGAGGTGGAGCGTCTGCAGGCGTCGGCGGCGAACGGTCTCGCCGCCGACACGATCTTCGAGGAGACCAGGGGCTGGCCGATCGCCGTCCGCCTGATGATGATCGGTGGGGCTCGACCGGACTCCGTGGCGCAGAGCGCTTCGGGCTTTCTCGGCGCCTACGTCCGCGAACATGTGCTCGGCGCATTGCCCCCGAACGTGGCCGACTTCGTGCTCGACGCGAGTGTCTGCGGCGAGCTCACCCCGGGGCTGGCCGCTGCGGTCACGGAGCGTCCCGACGCGGCCGAACTCCTCGAGACGTGCGTACGGCTCGGTCTCTTCCTCGACCGGTTCGACGGTTCGCACGGGGTCGTGTACCGCTGGCACGCCTCGTTCGCACGACAGTGCGCGGAGATCGTGCGGCTCGATGCCGTACGCGCCGCCGCCTGCCATCGTCGTGCGGCGAGCGCGCTCGAGGGGACTGATCCCATCGCGTCGATCGCGCATTCGCTCCGCGCAGGGGAGTCCGTGACCGCGAGAGACACGTTGCTGCGCCATTGGCTCGGTCTCGTCGTGGGGACGAGTGCCGCCGAGGTCGAGCGCACGGCGGTGGAGATGCTGCATCGAACCCCCGACGACGCGCAGGTCCTCCTCGTCCGCGCCTGCGCGAGTGACGTGTTGGGCGACCATCGTGTGGCGCGCGAGCTGTTCCGCCGCGCCGAGGCGACGGTGGCCCGGACGTGCGAGGGAGCGGAACCCCCGGTCCTGCTCATCGCCCGGCTGTTCATCGCGGATGAACGCACCGAGGTCGCTGAGGCGAGCGCCAGAGTGCGCCGGATGCTCCTCGAGGGGGATTCGACCGAACTCGGGGATCGCGCGGCGCTCAACTATCTCCTCGGCTGGACCGAGATTCGTCATCGCGGCAACCCGATGATTCCGTTGGAGTACTTCTCGGTCGCCGCCAGGGAGGCGCAGACCTCCGGGGACCGCGAACTGGCGAAGCGCTCGCTCGGGCATCTCGCCTTCGGTCAGACGTGGGCCGGCCGTCTCACCGACGCACGGGTGTCCCTCGCCGCCGCGTACGACGTCGAGGACGCCACCCTTCCCTGGAGCACGTACGCCGGAGGGAGCGCAGCGACGGCCTCGGGCTATGTCGCGTACTGGTCGGGCGAGTTCGCCGAGGCGATCCGGGAGTTCGGCACGGTGATCGCCAACGGGGGTTCCGACCGATCCTTCACGAGCGTCGCGCGCATGATGACCGCCTACGCGGCGGCGGAGACGGGCGACGTCGCTGCGTGCCGTCGCGCGGCGATCGGCATCCAGGACATTCCCCTCGAGGTGATCCACGGCATCTCCTGGCCGGCATTCCGGGAGTCGTCGGTCGCTCTGCTCGAGGAGACGGTCGGGCGTCAGGATCGGGCGATGCGGATCGCCAGGAAGTACATCCAGTGCCCGGATCTCCCCGTCGTCAACGTCGCGCTCGCGGGGGTCCTGCGTCGGGCCGGCGAATACTCCGCGGCGCTGGAGATGCTGCGCTCGCTCCGTCAGTTCAGCGAGATCTCCTACGTGAAGTCGGCGACACTGATCACGGCTGCAGTGCTGCGCCGGCAGGGTGGTCATCACGACGAGGCGCACGATCTGTGCGAGGCGGCGGTCGCCGTCGCTTCCGGCGAGAACATCCGGCTTCCCTTCGGGCCTCGCGAGACGGCGGTGCGCAAGCTGCTGGGCGAACACGTCCACTTCGGCACGCAGTTCGAGGATTTCATCGGACGCTGCCTCGCGAACGATGCCGCCGGTTCGCTGGTGGAGACGCTCTCGGAGCGGGAGCGGGATGTCTTCCAACAGCTGCAGACCGCGCGGACGCTGCACGAGATCGCTCGAGAGCTGGCGGTGTCGATCAACACGGTAAAGACGCACCAGAGGGCGATCTATCGCAAGCTCGGGGTGTCCTCGCGGCGTGAGGCCGTGCGCACCACGGTCTGA
- a CDS encoding DUF998 domain-containing protein, which produces MSTTPPTPDLLTAARSRGATRERAREAIGLQISIFAFILAALVALPVFGLRSAPISGPDSLGQFVALMSAVTAIVVFVLGRIIAADPAREKRLGVLDIIDIAAFAFAHAMIALLGWTLAATIMEQGLLGAVVYPIPVLMLAGAAAALTAYVTYYSATHLDLQLLATVLAVFLVLGVLASMLTASDPQWWKENLSALGMTDDLSARAFNLTLIVAGILVTTLARYATRGIPTTHPRGVVAVRTCLVIVGIFLGLVGVFPVDQHFALHTGVASGMVVAYAVLVVAIRRWIPGVSRTFVILGYVFILLILLLSVFFAVGYYTLTAVELVAGTVVFSWIILFIRTADALKRDAEREASDGGTRRKSP; this is translated from the coding sequence ATGTCCACGACTCCGCCGACGCCGGATCTGCTGACGGCCGCACGCTCGCGCGGAGCGACGAGAGAGCGTGCGCGGGAGGCCATCGGGCTCCAGATCTCGATCTTCGCCTTCATCCTCGCGGCACTCGTCGCCCTCCCCGTCTTCGGTCTGCGCTCAGCGCCGATCTCCGGCCCCGACTCGCTCGGCCAGTTCGTCGCACTGATGTCGGCAGTCACGGCGATCGTCGTCTTCGTGCTGGGGCGGATCATTGCCGCCGATCCCGCGCGGGAGAAGCGGCTCGGCGTGCTCGACATCATCGACATCGCGGCTTTCGCGTTCGCCCATGCCATGATCGCGCTGCTCGGATGGACGCTCGCGGCGACGATCATGGAGCAGGGGCTCCTCGGAGCCGTGGTGTATCCGATACCCGTGCTGATGCTGGCCGGAGCCGCCGCGGCGCTCACCGCGTACGTGACCTACTACTCCGCGACCCACCTCGATCTGCAGCTGTTGGCGACGGTGCTCGCCGTGTTCCTCGTGCTCGGAGTCCTCGCGAGCATGCTCACCGCGAGCGATCCGCAGTGGTGGAAGGAGAATCTGAGTGCCCTCGGTATGACCGACGATCTTTCGGCGCGCGCCTTCAATCTGACGTTGATCGTCGCCGGCATCCTCGTGACGACGCTGGCCCGCTACGCCACGCGGGGCATCCCAACCACGCATCCACGCGGAGTGGTCGCCGTGCGGACGTGCCTCGTCATCGTGGGAATCTTTCTCGGCCTCGTCGGCGTGTTCCCCGTCGATCAGCACTTCGCGCTGCACACGGGCGTGGCCTCGGGCATGGTCGTCGCGTACGCCGTGCTCGTGGTCGCCATCCGGCGATGGATCCCCGGTGTCTCCCGCACGTTCGTCATCCTCGGCTACGTGTTCATCCTGCTGATCCTGCTGCTCTCGGTGTTCTTCGCCGTCGGCTATTACACGCTCACCGCGGTCGAGCTGGTGGCGGGGACGGTCGTCTTCAGCTGGATCATCCTCTTCATCCGCACGGCCGATGCGCTCAAGCGCGACGCGGAGCGAGAGGCTTCGGACGGCGGAACTCGACGAAAGTCACCTTGA
- a CDS encoding mechanosensitive ion channel family protein: MTLEDLFPDGLSALQIGLAVLSVLVGWLLSRFARKGVLKLTTRTPGISDSVAQLAARFTQYALLLVGIGVGLAFLGANVQPLLAMTAIAVVVLILVLRGVADNFAAGVLIQSRQSVKIGEEIAIDGPDGEIRGKVQELNGRAVILTTVDGRTVHVPNAALLTGVLVNNSRHGARRSALEVRIARSDDLDLDEVIGIITDAAATVDGVHTRERPGVRISSVSPTRWMLELQVWHHPLHGATVVSDTVRAVAEALEAAGLRSVVAPEQSTPPLVPPEPY; encoded by the coding sequence GTGACTCTGGAGGACCTGTTCCCCGACGGCCTCTCCGCCCTGCAGATCGGGCTGGCGGTGCTGTCGGTGCTCGTCGGGTGGCTGCTGTCGCGGTTCGCGCGCAAAGGCGTTCTGAAGCTCACGACCCGGACACCCGGCATCTCGGACTCCGTGGCGCAGCTCGCCGCGCGATTCACCCAGTACGCACTGCTCCTGGTCGGCATCGGGGTCGGCCTGGCCTTCCTCGGCGCGAATGTGCAGCCGCTGCTGGCGATGACGGCCATCGCGGTCGTCGTCCTGATCCTGGTGCTGCGAGGTGTCGCGGACAACTTCGCGGCGGGCGTCCTGATCCAGTCCCGCCAGTCGGTGAAGATCGGCGAGGAGATCGCGATCGACGGCCCGGACGGGGAGATCCGCGGCAAGGTGCAGGAGCTCAACGGACGCGCGGTGATCCTCACCACGGTGGACGGGCGCACGGTGCACGTGCCCAATGCCGCGCTGCTCACCGGCGTGCTCGTGAACAACTCCCGACACGGGGCGCGTCGAAGCGCGCTGGAAGTCAGGATCGCGCGGTCCGACGACCTCGACCTGGACGAGGTGATCGGGATCATCACCGACGCGGCGGCCACCGTCGACGGTGTGCACACGCGCGAGCGCCCGGGTGTGCGCATCAGCTCAGTCTCCCCGACCCGATGGATGCTGGAACTCCAGGTCTGGCATCACCCCCTGCACGGCGCCACCGTCGTCTCCGACACCGTGCGCGCAGTCGCCGAGGCACTGGAAGCGGCCGGCCTGCGCAGCGTGGTGGCGCCGGAGCAGAGCACGCCGCCCCTCGTCCCGCCCGAGCCGTACTGA
- a CDS encoding AI-2E family transporter, which yields MTTSSPPGGSGDRMLSPSLRVLLVLAASVVTLAGVYFVRDIFGPLALAIVIVIICEPLRRPLDRREWPRWASTTAVIVVAYLILLAMGALLWLAGTQFARLVGDLVSEGGLANTADEFIAWLQALGLDEQASDAAASVLDPTTLLGLVRSIGGTVLSVATALFFVCAYIIFMAADAARYRQAPELFGASKGAVIARITHLSSGIRRYYIVNATFGAIVAIIDGLALWWMGVPAPVVWAILAFVTNFIPNIGFVLGLVPPAILAYAVGGWPLLLGVVVVYCVVNVVLQVLVQPKFVSDAVDLSLTLSFFSVIFWTFIIGPLGAILSIPLTLLARALVLEGDPGTTWVRWLSGDRTAVPTIPDPEPDPQPRGRLRRRIRRSV from the coding sequence GTGACCACCTCATCACCGCCCGGGGGCTCCGGCGATCGGATGCTCTCCCCCAGTCTTCGAGTGCTCCTGGTACTCGCGGCGAGCGTGGTCACGCTGGCGGGCGTGTACTTCGTGCGCGACATCTTCGGACCGCTGGCTCTCGCGATCGTGATCGTGATCATCTGCGAACCCCTCCGTCGCCCGCTCGACCGCCGCGAATGGCCACGGTGGGCGAGCACGACCGCCGTCATCGTCGTCGCCTACCTGATCCTCCTGGCGATGGGCGCCCTGCTCTGGCTCGCCGGTACACAGTTCGCACGGCTCGTCGGCGATCTCGTCTCGGAGGGAGGCCTGGCGAACACCGCCGACGAGTTCATCGCCTGGCTGCAGGCCCTGGGCCTGGACGAGCAGGCCTCGGATGCGGCAGCCTCCGTGCTGGATCCCACCACTCTGCTGGGCCTCGTGCGCAGCATCGGCGGCACCGTGCTCAGCGTCGCGACCGCGCTGTTCTTCGTCTGCGCCTACATCATCTTCATGGCGGCCGACGCGGCACGATACCGGCAGGCGCCCGAACTCTTCGGCGCTTCGAAGGGTGCGGTGATCGCGCGCATCACCCACCTCAGTTCCGGAATCCGTCGCTACTACATCGTCAACGCCACCTTCGGCGCCATCGTCGCGATCATCGATGGCCTGGCGCTGTGGTGGATGGGCGTTCCCGCACCCGTCGTCTGGGCGATCCTCGCGTTCGTGACGAACTTCATCCCGAACATCGGATTCGTCCTCGGACTCGTCCCCCCGGCGATCCTCGCGTACGCGGTCGGCGGCTGGCCGCTCCTCCTCGGTGTGGTCGTCGTGTACTGCGTCGTGAACGTGGTGCTCCAGGTTCTCGTGCAGCCGAAGTTCGTCAGCGACGCGGTCGACCTCAGCCTCACGCTCAGCTTCTTCTCGGTGATCTTCTGGACGTTCATCATCGGGCCCCTCGGCGCGATCCTCTCGATCCCGCTCACCCTGCTGGCACGCGCACTCGTGCTCGAAGGCGATCCGGGGACCACCTGGGTGCGCTGGCTGTCCGGGGATCGCACGGCCGTGCCCACGATTCCGGACCCGGAGCCGGACCCCCAGCCCCGAGGCCGTCTGCGGCGACGGATTCGACGCAGCGTCTGA
- a CDS encoding SulP family inorganic anion transporter yields the protein MQRPLAGLTGRNFVTELTAGVTLLAIAIPLNIGYAQIAGLPPTAGLYALVVPTIVYALVVSSRQLVASPDAAAAALVASSIGGLAAAGSADYATLALAQAIICGVMFVLLAVFKLGFLANFLSKPILVGFVGGLALDIMVSQVAKMLGVKIDSGKEFTGKIADLVGGFTTLNGWAVLISVCSVAVLLLGRRFLRAVPWALIVLVVTTLMVVLTGLDQRGVDVLGEVPAGPPVLTWPLIDWSLWLALVPSAIALTLVTTAEGLLVSRSYSEKHGYPFRANRDLFAFGISNIAAGAQGSFAVGSSTSRTAAMDQAGSRTQFPALILAAGTLLLLLFGTALLADIPSPAIGAIVGVAIIPLLGVRDFIDLWRKDRFEFLIGATCFLTTLFVGSIAGILVAFVLALINLAKRASHPAIDVLESSGDPGESLLEDAPAGNVTAPGVIVIRLAAPLFFANGAVFSTAVKEAIRSAGTDSVHHLVVDMEAVTDVDVTGAESFTALKEWLASQSISLAYSRVRPKTLHRLTSLGLLDTEEVFSTNRAAISHLAPPSAEPTSSRKAGH from the coding sequence GTGCAACGACCACTCGCGGGGCTCACCGGGCGGAACTTCGTGACCGAGCTGACCGCGGGTGTGACACTGCTCGCGATCGCCATCCCTCTGAACATCGGCTACGCGCAGATCGCCGGTCTCCCGCCGACCGCGGGGCTCTACGCCCTCGTGGTGCCGACGATCGTGTATGCCCTGGTCGTCTCCTCACGCCAGCTCGTCGCGTCTCCGGATGCCGCGGCCGCCGCGCTCGTCGCCTCGTCGATCGGTGGTCTGGCCGCCGCGGGCAGCGCCGACTACGCCACCCTGGCGCTCGCGCAGGCGATCATCTGCGGGGTGATGTTCGTGCTTCTGGCCGTGTTCAAGCTCGGCTTCCTGGCGAACTTCCTGTCGAAGCCGATCCTCGTCGGCTTCGTGGGCGGCCTCGCGCTCGACATCATGGTGAGCCAGGTGGCGAAGATGCTGGGCGTCAAGATCGACTCCGGGAAGGAGTTCACCGGCAAGATCGCCGATCTCGTGGGAGGCTTCACGACCCTCAACGGCTGGGCCGTCCTGATCTCCGTCTGCTCGGTGGCCGTCCTGCTGCTGGGGCGCCGCTTCCTGCGCGCGGTCCCGTGGGCGCTGATCGTGCTGGTCGTGACCACGCTCATGGTCGTCCTGACCGGCCTCGATCAGCGAGGGGTGGATGTGCTCGGTGAGGTTCCCGCGGGGCCGCCGGTGCTGACCTGGCCCCTGATCGACTGGTCGCTGTGGCTCGCGCTGGTGCCCTCCGCGATCGCGCTCACGCTGGTGACGACGGCGGAGGGTCTGCTCGTCTCCCGCTCCTATTCCGAGAAACACGGCTATCCGTTCCGCGCGAACCGTGACCTGTTCGCGTTCGGCATCTCCAACATCGCCGCGGGGGCGCAGGGCAGCTTCGCGGTGGGCTCCTCGACCTCCCGCACCGCGGCGATGGATCAGGCCGGATCCCGCACACAGTTCCCCGCTCTGATCCTCGCGGCGGGAACCCTGCTGCTCCTCCTGTTCGGCACGGCGCTGTTGGCAGACATCCCCTCCCCCGCGATCGGCGCGATCGTGGGCGTGGCCATCATCCCGCTTCTCGGCGTGCGCGACTTCATCGATCTGTGGCGCAAGGATCGGTTCGAGTTCCTCATCGGGGCGACCTGCTTCCTCACCACGCTCTTCGTCGGTTCGATCGCGGGCATCCTGGTCGCCTTCGTGCTCGCGCTCATCAACCTCGCCAAGCGCGCCTCGCATCCGGCGATCGATGTCCTGGAATCCAGCGGCGACCCCGGCGAGTCCCTGCTCGAAGACGCCCCCGCGGGGAACGTCACCGCCCCGGGAGTGATCGTGATCCGTCTCGCGGCCCCCCTGTTCTTCGCGAACGGCGCCGTCTTCTCCACCGCGGTGAAGGAGGCGATCCGCTCGGCCGGAACGGACTCGGTCCACCACCTCGTCGTCGACATGGAGGCCGTGACCGATGTGGACGTCACCGGAGCGGAGTCCTTCACCGCGCTCAAGGAATGGCTCGCGTCGCAATCCATCTCGCTCGCGTACAGCCGAGTCCGCCCCAAGACGCTGCACCGTCTCACCAGCCTCGGGTTGCTCGACACGGAAGAGGTCTTCTCGACCAACCGCGCCGCGATCAGCCACCTGGCCCCGCCGTCGGCGGAGCCCACGTCCTCAAGGAAAGCAGGTCACTGA
- a CDS encoding GAP family protein: protein MGTVIGEILPLALGVAISPIPIIAAILMLLSPKARVTSVGFLLGWVIGIVVAVTVFTLLFAILPEEDPDASRPIRGVVQLLLGVLLFVLAFGQWRKRPKAGEEAALPKWMKAIDTITFPVAFGLGFLLSAVNPKNLIMAAGSGTDIGAAALPVGSTVLVVVVYTLIAASTVLVPVIGYLIAADRLRAPLNALRGWLATENAVIMAVLLLVIGMSMVGKGIGSF, encoded by the coding sequence ATGGGCACCGTCATCGGAGAGATCCTCCCGCTCGCCCTCGGCGTGGCGATCAGCCCGATCCCGATCATCGCGGCGATCCTCATGCTGCTCTCGCCGAAGGCCCGCGTCACGAGTGTGGGCTTCCTGCTCGGGTGGGTGATCGGCATCGTCGTGGCGGTGACGGTCTTCACGCTGCTGTTCGCCATCCTCCCGGAGGAGGACCCGGACGCTTCCCGTCCGATCCGCGGCGTCGTGCAGCTCCTGCTCGGGGTGCTCCTCTTCGTGCTCGCGTTCGGACAGTGGCGCAAACGTCCGAAAGCGGGCGAAGAGGCGGCCCTGCCGAAGTGGATGAAGGCGATCGACACGATCACCTTCCCGGTCGCCTTCGGACTCGGCTTCCTGCTTTCTGCGGTCAATCCGAAGAATCTCATCATGGCGGCCGGCTCCGGCACCGACATCGGCGCTGCGGCTCTTCCCGTCGGCTCGACGGTCCTCGTGGTGGTCGTCTACACGCTCATCGCGGCCTCGACGGTGCTCGTCCCGGTGATCGGCTACCTCATCGCGGCAGACCGGCTTCGAGCGCCTCTGAACGCCCTGCGCGGCTGGCTCGCCACCGAGAACGCGGTCATCATGGCGGTGCTCCTCCTGGTGATCGGGATGTCGATGGTCGGAAAGGGCATCGGCAGTTTCTGA
- a CDS encoding SulP family inorganic anion transporter, with the protein MRRPSWFFSTLDGYRHRWIARDVIAGLSAGAVVIPQAMAYATIADLPVQVGLYTCILPMLVYAFLGGSRAMSVSTTSTIATLTATTLVTAGVAAGADDAIGALMTLTLLVGVTLLLARLCRLGSLVENISGATVLGLKIGVGATVAVGQLPTLLGQSEDFSGHGFFRSLAAVGHALDSVNWPTLALSVGSIAALLVLKLVAPKIPGTLVVVVGGILLVGLGGIDELGVRLIAPVPSGLPVPGIPDLARIPVLLPGALAIAVMAFLESAAVARSLRAATDRQVDSDQELLATGAANTVGAFFGTMPAAGGFSQSAVNRSAGATSQLATVVTVVLALLVSLFLGPVLSLLPEATLAAMVFVAVAGLIDIPELLRWARISRVDFWVALSVAVLGLTAGLLPAVAVGVVVTLILVLRELNVPKVRVVGRNDGVLGVDLERGLYTANALVNERRVLELVDRESEPIRALVLGLRQQEVMTITVLDALEDLDRELAQRGVSLHLAALPEPATAVAEHTPWFLRLSAAGRVHVSVRDGIASIAATHTDAALDAVPPAEPDEPR; encoded by the coding sequence GTGAGAAGACCGTCGTGGTTCTTCAGCACGCTCGACGGCTACCGGCACCGCTGGATCGCGCGCGACGTCATCGCTGGACTGTCGGCGGGGGCTGTCGTGATCCCGCAAGCGATGGCCTACGCGACGATCGCCGATCTCCCGGTCCAAGTGGGTCTGTACACGTGCATCCTGCCGATGCTCGTCTATGCGTTCCTCGGCGGCAGCCGGGCGATGAGCGTCTCGACGACGTCGACGATCGCGACTCTCACCGCGACGACTCTCGTCACCGCGGGCGTGGCCGCCGGCGCCGATGACGCGATCGGCGCCCTCATGACGCTGACGCTTCTTGTCGGAGTGACCCTTCTCCTCGCTCGGTTGTGTCGACTCGGGTCGCTCGTGGAGAACATCAGCGGCGCCACGGTGCTGGGGCTCAAGATCGGCGTCGGCGCAACGGTCGCCGTCGGGCAACTGCCCACGCTGCTGGGCCAGAGCGAGGACTTCTCCGGACATGGCTTCTTCCGGTCGCTCGCGGCTGTCGGGCACGCTCTCGACAGCGTGAACTGGCCGACACTGGCCCTGTCGGTCGGCTCGATCGCCGCGCTGCTCGTCCTGAAGCTCGTCGCCCCGAAGATCCCCGGAACACTCGTCGTCGTGGTCGGCGGCATCCTCCTCGTCGGGCTCGGGGGCATCGATGAGCTCGGCGTCCGCCTGATCGCGCCCGTCCCGAGCGGGCTCCCCGTTCCCGGCATCCCCGACCTCGCACGGATCCCCGTGTTGCTCCCGGGTGCGCTCGCCATCGCGGTCATGGCCTTCCTCGAGTCCGCAGCGGTGGCTCGGAGTCTCCGCGCGGCGACCGATCGTCAGGTCGACAGCGACCAGGAGCTTCTCGCGACCGGGGCGGCGAACACGGTCGGCGCGTTCTTCGGCACCATGCCGGCGGCGGGCGGGTTCTCGCAGAGCGCCGTCAATCGGAGTGCGGGCGCCACGTCGCAGCTGGCGACGGTGGTGACGGTCGTGCTCGCCCTCCTCGTGTCGTTGTTCCTCGGCCCCGTGCTGAGTCTGTTGCCGGAGGCGACCCTGGCGGCGATGGTCTTCGTGGCGGTCGCAGGTCTCATCGACATCCCCGAGCTGCTGCGGTGGGCACGGATCAGTCGGGTGGACTTCTGGGTCGCCCTGTCCGTCGCTGTCCTCGGGCTCACGGCAGGGCTCCTCCCGGCCGTCGCGGTCGGAGTCGTCGTCACCCTGATCCTCGTGCTGCGCGAGTTGAACGTGCCGAAGGTGCGCGTGGTGGGCAGGAACGACGGGGTGCTCGGCGTCGACCTCGAACGGGGGCTCTACACCGCCAACGCGCTGGTCAACGAGCGCCGAGTGCTCGAGCTCGTCGATCGCGAGAGCGAGCCCATCCGCGCGCTCGTGCTCGGGCTGCGACAGCAGGAAGTCATGACGATCACGGTGCTCGACGCCCTCGAAGACCTTGATCGCGAGCTGGCGCAGCGCGGTGTCTCCCTGCACCTGGCTGCGCTTCCGGAACCGGCGACGGCGGTCGCGGAGCACACCCCCTGGTTCCTGCGGCTCTCCGCCGCTGGGAGGGTGCATGTCTCCGTACGAGACGGGATCGCGTCGATCGCCGCGACGCATACGGATGCCGCGCTCGACGCCGTGCCTCCTGCCGAACCCGACGAACCACGCTGA
- a CDS encoding MarR family winged helix-turn-helix transcriptional regulator yields MTDEMVCFSLYSAARATTQAYRALLAPWGLTYPQYLVLAALWLDGEQTIGSLGEVMRLDSGTLSPLVRRLEQAGLVERSRSRTDERVVTVQLTARGNELRAEVAPIHAAVAEAAGLRDDDHRRALITELRDITDRLQRVTAGLATSVDTDDPR; encoded by the coding sequence ATGACCGATGAAATGGTGTGCTTCTCGCTGTACTCCGCTGCCCGCGCCACCACTCAGGCGTATCGGGCACTGCTCGCGCCCTGGGGACTCACCTACCCGCAGTACCTCGTGCTCGCGGCGCTGTGGCTCGACGGCGAGCAGACCATCGGATCGCTCGGCGAGGTGATGCGCCTCGACTCGGGCACGCTCTCGCCACTCGTGCGACGCCTCGAACAGGCCGGTCTCGTGGAGCGATCCCGCAGCCGGACCGATGAGCGTGTCGTGACGGTGCAGCTCACCGCGAGAGGGAACGAGCTTCGTGCGGAGGTGGCGCCCATTCATGCCGCCGTCGCCGAAGCCGCCGGTCTCCGCGACGACGATCACCGCCGCGCGCTCATCACCGAGCTGCGGGACATCACCGACCGACTCCAGCGGGTGACCGCCGGCCTCGCCACGTCCGTCGACACGGACGACCCTCGTTGA